One stretch of Punica granatum isolate Tunisia-2019 chromosome 5, ASM765513v2, whole genome shotgun sequence DNA includes these proteins:
- the LOC116208489 gene encoding F-box protein CPR1-like isoform X2: protein MDAAKLPPEVFAEILYRLTAKDLLRCRLVNKQWLSLIDDRSFIDKHLRYITGLAGAEYHNIVILRSNQKLHSMEMEPPYRVRELQPPPMRSDSEIKLVGSCNGLLCLLSSSEDFIVWNPSTNDHARLPIVPFDGITAIRSVHFAIFGFGYDSFTEDYKVVVIEPVLKQQYQDIWLYSLQRNSWRRTGDDQHQVFLHRPSRMGVYVSNTLHWVMIRNSDSNDTQVILALDLRSEDYKEVPLPLCLDNRFGMDVTVLGGCLGMVVNSPHNKVSDVWVMREYGSRESWLKLFSVPYQTADVFPFQTGFEDLYYLHRSYPAGQLLVEGANKKFHWLDAKSRSLRTFKISPPTLKEYFSGESEPFIAEVCAGSLVRVDACGGTQSVAMAAAATT from the exons atggacgcCGCCAAACTGCCGCCGGAGGTGTTCGCTGAAATACTTTACCGTCTTACAGCCAAGGATCTCCTCCGTTGCCGGCTTGTAAACAAGCAGTGGCTTTCCTTGATAGACGATAGGAGCTTCATCGACAAACACCTTCGGTACATAACCGGGTTGGCCGGCGCCGAGTACCACAACATCGTCATCCTCCGATCAAATCAGAAGCTCCACTCCATGGAAATGGAGCCGCCCTACAGAGTGAGGGAGCTCCAGCCCCCTCCGATGAGATCCGACTCTGAAATCAAGCTGGTGGGCTCCTGCAACGGCCTGCTCTGCCTCTTGAGCTCCTCCGAGGATTTCATCGTTTGGAACCCATCGACGAATGATCACGCCCGCCTGCCCATTGTTCCCTTCG ATGGCATCACTGCGATCCGCTCGGTGCATTTCGCCATATTCGGGTTTGGTTACGACTCCTTCACTGAAGATTACAAGGTAGTCGTGATCGAACCGGTGCTCAAGCAACAATACCAAGATATTTGGCTCTACAGTTTGCAAAGGAACTCGTGGAGGAGGACTGGTGACGATCAACACCAGGTTTTTCTTCATCGTCCGAGCAGGATGGGAGTTTATGTTAGCAATACCCTGCATTGGGTGATGATCCGGAACTCGGATTCTAATGACACCCAAGTGATCCTCGCCTTAGATCTTAGGAGCGAGGATTATAAGGAGGTGCCATTGCCTTTATGTTTAG ATAACAGATTCGGGATGGACGTGACTGTTCTCGGGGGATGCCTCGGAATGGTGGTGAACTCTCCCCACAACAAGGTCTCTGATGTTTGGGTTATGAGAGAGTACGGGTCGAGGGAGTCTTGGTTGAAGCTCTTCTCTGTTCCATATCAAACAGCAGATGTCTTTCCATTTCAAACAGGATTCGAGGACCTCTATTACCTGCACCGTTCATACCCAGCTGGCCAACTTCTGGTGGAAGGCGCGAACAAGAAATTTCATTGGCTTGACGCAAAAAGTCGAAGCCTCAGGACTTTCAAGATCAGCCCCCCCACTCTCAAGGAGTACTTCAGTGGAGAATCTGAGCCCTTTATTGCAGAAGTGTGCGCGGGGAGTTTGGTTCGGGTAGATGCTTGTGGTGGAACTCAAAGTGTTGCAatggcagcagcagcaaccaCCTAG
- the LOC116207890 gene encoding F-box protein At4g22390-like isoform X1, with the protein MVDAAKLPPDLVAEILHRLPVRDLLRCRCVNKLWLSLIDDRSFISKHLRYMSGSAGAENHSIILLRAGQNLRSIEMEPPYRVRELQPPPRRSGSKIVLVGSCNGLLCLSSLASGAAEDVALWNPLTNDHAHLPIVPFGNFGSISMIIEGVTMIMMSSFAVIGFGYDSVTGDYKVVIIESVSKEEEQFQDIRFYSLLKNSWMRFRDDRYWLCLPQNRKMGVYVNNNLHWVMTRRSDSNATRLIVAFDLRTEDYKEVPLPFYFDNQFGVDVTVLEGCLGMVVNSHHYNVADVWIMREYGSRESWAMLFSVPYYEVLEFDNDYYGDVCYLEPSYSGGQLLVADMYKKYLWFDAKNQTFRTFNISDFDSCNVGYESFNAAVCAESLVQVGT; encoded by the exons ATGGTGGACGCCGCCAAACTCCCGCCGGACTTGGTCGCGGAAATACTCCACCGTCTACCGGTGAGAGATCTTCTCCGTTGCCGCTGTGTAAATAAGCTATGGCTTTCCCTGATAGACGATCGGAGTTTCATCAGCAAACACCTCCGGTACATGAGCGGGTCGGCTGGCGCCGAGAACCACAGCATCATTCTCCTCCGCGCTGGTCAAAACCTCCGCTCCATAGAAATGGAGCCTCCGTACAGAGTGAGGGAGCTCCAGCCCCCTCCGAGGAGATCCGGCTCTAAAATCGTGCTGGTGGGCTCTTGCAACGGCTTGCTCTGCCTCTCGAGCCTTGCAAGTGGGGCCGCCGAGGATGTCGCCCTGTGGAATCCATTAACGAACGATCATGCCCACCTGCCCATTGTCCCCTTCG GGAACTTTGGCTCAATCTCCATGATTATAGAGGGCGTCACTATGATTATGATGTCATCTTTCGCCGTAATCGGGTTCGGTTATGACTCTGTTACGGGAGATTACAAAGTGGTCATCATCGAGAGTGTGAGCAAGGAGGAGGAACAATTCCAAGATATTCGGTTCTACAGTTTGCTTAAGAACTCGTGGATGAGGTTCCGCGACGATCGATATTGGCTTTGTCTTCCGCAAAATAGGAAGATGGGAGTTTATGTTAACAATAACCTGCATTGGGTGATGACCCGGAGATCAGATTCTAATGCCACCCGATTGATCGTGGCCTTTGATCTTAGGACCGAGGACTATAAGGAGGTGCCATTGCCTTTTTATTTTG ACAACCAATTCGGAGTGGATGTGACTGTTCTCGAAGGATGCCTTGGAATGGTGGTGAACTCTCACCATTACAATGTGGCCGATGTTTGGATCATGAGAGAGTACGGGTCAAGGGAGTCGTGGGCAATGCTCTTCTCGGTCCCATATTATGAGGTTTTAGAATTTGACAATGACTACTACGGAGACGTTTGTTACCTGGAACCTTCATACTCTGGTGGCCAACTTCTAGTGGCAGACATGTATAAGAAGTACCTTTGGTTTGATGCAAAAAACCAAACCTTCAGGACTTTCAATATCAGCGACTTCGATTCCTGCAATGTAGGATATGAGTCTTTCAATGCAGCAGTGTGTGCCGAGAGTTTAGTTCAAGTCGGAACTTAA
- the LOC116208489 gene encoding F-box protein CPR1-like isoform X1, giving the protein MDAAKLPPEVFAEILYRLTAKDLLRCRLVNKQWLSLIDDRSFIDKHLRYITGLAGAEYHNIVILRSNQKLHSMEMEPPYRVRELQPPPMRSDSEIKLVGSCNGLLCLLSSSEDFIVWNPSTNDHARLPIVPFGKTSITIDGITAIRSVHFAIFGFGYDSFTEDYKVVVIEPVLKQQYQDIWLYSLQRNSWRRTGDDQHQVFLHRPSRMGVYVSNTLHWVMIRNSDSNDTQVILALDLRSEDYKEVPLPLCLDNRFGMDVTVLGGCLGMVVNSPHNKVSDVWVMREYGSRESWLKLFSVPYQTADVFPFQTGFEDLYYLHRSYPAGQLLVEGANKKFHWLDAKSRSLRTFKISPPTLKEYFSGESEPFIAEVCAGSLVRVDACGGTQSVAMAAAATT; this is encoded by the exons atggacgcCGCCAAACTGCCGCCGGAGGTGTTCGCTGAAATACTTTACCGTCTTACAGCCAAGGATCTCCTCCGTTGCCGGCTTGTAAACAAGCAGTGGCTTTCCTTGATAGACGATAGGAGCTTCATCGACAAACACCTTCGGTACATAACCGGGTTGGCCGGCGCCGAGTACCACAACATCGTCATCCTCCGATCAAATCAGAAGCTCCACTCCATGGAAATGGAGCCGCCCTACAGAGTGAGGGAGCTCCAGCCCCCTCCGATGAGATCCGACTCTGAAATCAAGCTGGTGGGCTCCTGCAACGGCCTGCTCTGCCTCTTGAGCTCCTCCGAGGATTTCATCGTTTGGAACCCATCGACGAATGATCACGCCCGCCTGCCCATTGTTCCCTTCG GCAAAACCTCCATAACTATAGATGGCATCACTGCGATCCGCTCGGTGCATTTCGCCATATTCGGGTTTGGTTACGACTCCTTCACTGAAGATTACAAGGTAGTCGTGATCGAACCGGTGCTCAAGCAACAATACCAAGATATTTGGCTCTACAGTTTGCAAAGGAACTCGTGGAGGAGGACTGGTGACGATCAACACCAGGTTTTTCTTCATCGTCCGAGCAGGATGGGAGTTTATGTTAGCAATACCCTGCATTGGGTGATGATCCGGAACTCGGATTCTAATGACACCCAAGTGATCCTCGCCTTAGATCTTAGGAGCGAGGATTATAAGGAGGTGCCATTGCCTTTATGTTTAG ATAACAGATTCGGGATGGACGTGACTGTTCTCGGGGGATGCCTCGGAATGGTGGTGAACTCTCCCCACAACAAGGTCTCTGATGTTTGGGTTATGAGAGAGTACGGGTCGAGGGAGTCTTGGTTGAAGCTCTTCTCTGTTCCATATCAAACAGCAGATGTCTTTCCATTTCAAACAGGATTCGAGGACCTCTATTACCTGCACCGTTCATACCCAGCTGGCCAACTTCTGGTGGAAGGCGCGAACAAGAAATTTCATTGGCTTGACGCAAAAAGTCGAAGCCTCAGGACTTTCAAGATCAGCCCCCCCACTCTCAAGGAGTACTTCAGTGGAGAATCTGAGCCCTTTATTGCAGAAGTGTGCGCGGGGAGTTTGGTTCGGGTAGATGCTTGTGGTGGAACTCAAAGTGTTGCAatggcagcagcagcaaccaCCTAG
- the LOC116207890 gene encoding F-box protein At4g22390-like isoform X2 — protein MVDAAKLPPDLVAEILHRLPVRDLLRCRCVNKLWLSLIDDRSFISKHLRYMSGSAGAENHSIILLRAGQNLRSIEMEPPYRVRELQPPPRRSGSKIVLVGSCNGLLCLSSLASGAAEDVALWNPLTNDHAHLPIVPFGNFGSISMIIEGVTMIMMSSFAVIGFGYDSVTGDYKVVIIESVSKEEEQFQDIRFYSLLKNSWMRFRDDRYWLCLPQNRKMGVYVNNNLHWVMTRRSDSNATRLIVAFDLRTEDYKETTNSEWM, from the exons ATGGTGGACGCCGCCAAACTCCCGCCGGACTTGGTCGCGGAAATACTCCACCGTCTACCGGTGAGAGATCTTCTCCGTTGCCGCTGTGTAAATAAGCTATGGCTTTCCCTGATAGACGATCGGAGTTTCATCAGCAAACACCTCCGGTACATGAGCGGGTCGGCTGGCGCCGAGAACCACAGCATCATTCTCCTCCGCGCTGGTCAAAACCTCCGCTCCATAGAAATGGAGCCTCCGTACAGAGTGAGGGAGCTCCAGCCCCCTCCGAGGAGATCCGGCTCTAAAATCGTGCTGGTGGGCTCTTGCAACGGCTTGCTCTGCCTCTCGAGCCTTGCAAGTGGGGCCGCCGAGGATGTCGCCCTGTGGAATCCATTAACGAACGATCATGCCCACCTGCCCATTGTCCCCTTCG GGAACTTTGGCTCAATCTCCATGATTATAGAGGGCGTCACTATGATTATGATGTCATCTTTCGCCGTAATCGGGTTCGGTTATGACTCTGTTACGGGAGATTACAAAGTGGTCATCATCGAGAGTGTGAGCAAGGAGGAGGAACAATTCCAAGATATTCGGTTCTACAGTTTGCTTAAGAACTCGTGGATGAGGTTCCGCGACGATCGATATTGGCTTTGTCTTCCGCAAAATAGGAAGATGGGAGTTTATGTTAACAATAACCTGCATTGGGTGATGACCCGGAGATCAGATTCTAATGCCACCCGATTGATCGTGGCCTTTGATCTTAGGACCGAGGACTATAAGGAG ACAACCAATTCGGAGTGGATGTGA